AATACTACAAACCGAAGAGGCAAAAATTATTACAAACCACCCAACAAACTCCTATAAGTTAATTGGTGATAAAGCCATTGAAAAAATTAAAATCACGAATGCAAAGAGCTTCTGGAAAAATAGCAAATACTGCGTGATTGTAGTTAAATAATTAACCTTAAGAATCTTTTCCAATTTTTGATAGACTCCTTCATCTATCCGAGCAATATGGATAAATGAGTTTGCACATAAAATTATCTACGTTGAGAGTTTGCTATTTAGAATATTTTTTAGCGCCTTCTAAGAATAACTTTATTCTGTCTAAAAAACTTCTTTCTAATTGATTTTTTTATGTACGTTTGCCACTTATTTATTTTGAAAAATCTACAGATAGGCAAACAAATAATGAGACTTATAACAGTCGTTCTTTTAGCTCTAATCTTTTCAGCAGGAAGTTTTCCTGATGCTGGCGACTCCATAGTAGGTGAGTGGATATCTTTTAATTCCGATGGTGACAAAGGAATCGTAAAAATATACAAAGCAAAAAACCATAAATATTATGGGCAATTAATAAAGGCATTTGATGATAATCTGGATCATAAATTAAGAACCCAGAACGAGCCTTTATTTATTTTAAAAGAATTTGAATATAAATCTAATAACGAATGGTCAGAAGGAGTGGTTATTCGACCTAAATTTGGCGATCGATATAGAGGGCGTTTAAAGCTCAAGGATAGAAATACGTTGGAGGTTACGGGTTATCTGAGCATTTTCTCCAAATCAATCGACTGGAAAAGAAATTCTTAGGCTAAAGGGCCTCCATAATAATCCATTTCTTCCGAACGTCTTTTCATGCAATTATCAATTACAATTGTCTTTTCTTGGTTTGTATAAATATCCCAATTGATAATTTCTTCTTCACTTCGTTTGCAGCCTAAGCAAATCTTGTTTTCATCATAAGTGCAAACATTAATACAAGGACTTTTTACTTCTGACATCTTATTTTTAGGAGTTGTGTGCTTTTATTTTAATGGTTTTCTTCTTTTGCAAGAATTGGGCAAGAATTTAATAAATTTGAAAGCATAACACTTAAGTAGACAATATTGAATATTAGAATTTTTGCTTTTGGAATTTTCACAGTTCTCATGGTTTTCTTGATTCAGTGTAAGAAACCAACGAAAAACGAATTAAAACAATATATAGGTGAATGGGAATTTGTTTTTATTTCAACTGAATATGCTCCGGGCTTTGGTGAATTTATTGACACAACTATTTTCACTGGTTCTATTAAATATGAAAATGATAAGTATGGCAACTTAAGGGCTAATTATAGTATTGAAGAATATTGCATATTGGATGTCGATGGAGAAGGAAATATAGTTGCATCTAATCCATATTGCGCTTCTGGTCAATTCATTATTGATTCTATTTACTTTAAATACTTAATAGATAGTCCAAAAGCAGTAACAAGAACGCACAAAGTATATGGAAAGAAAATATAAAGAAAAAAGAAGTTCAATATGATCGTTTCTGTATTTTATTTAATAATTAGCGACAATTCTTAAAACCTTAATTTTTAGACTTCCTATTTTTTATGATCAAACAATCAGTGATTATATCATGCCAAGCTTGTCCGTATTTATTCCATGAAATGGCAAAAATACCAGCTCCCAAGGGGAGAAATGATAAAAACATCCAAATATAACGTAAACATGCTTTCTTGAATGTTATTCGCTGGCCGTGAAGGTCGATTACCTTAATACCTACTATTCTTTTACCAATTGTTGCCTGATGCTCTGAGCTTTCGGTATATCCATAATAAAGAGTTGTTAAAATCAACAATACTAAACTCGTTACAAAACTAAAGGCAACAATATCAGTATCTACTAACATTGTTAGGAATAGGGCAGCTAAAATTCCAATGAGCAAGCAATCAATTAGGTAAGCAATGATTCGTATCCATAAAGTGGCATATTGGTAATCTCCAATAATTTTGATATCCAATAATTCATTTAAAAATTTTGAAGATTTGGCTTTTTTTAAGTTTGAAACGTCTAATCCAAATAAGTTTTTCTCCGTGTAAAACTCGGGAATCTCATGAAATACTTCATCAGTTTTTTCTTTTGTATCCATTTCAAAAGCTAATTAATGTTACAAAAATCAGTGAAAAATTGACTATTTAGCATGCTAAATGATACAATTATTTTCAATATCCAAAATTTCAATAATCAATTTTCTATAGATTAAATTTAAGCATTTTTAAGTGAATCGTTTCAATTAATGATTTGATCAACGATATTTTACCATTTAATTACATAATTTCCACTGAAATTTGTATTATTACAGCAATAAAGAATTGGCTTTCCAAAGAAGTAGGTAAATGCACTTTAACGCAAACATGCAGTTCAAAGAATTCGTACATATTATTAATCCCAGAGTTCCAAAAAGGATGCTTTTATTCTTAGCTGGATTTATATGGCTTTACGCATCATACCGCGTGTTTTTGGTTTTACTAATTGAGCTTCACAAAAGCAGTAATCACTGGTTAATTTATACTATTGGAAGTATCGTTTATGTTCTATTCTTTCAGTTTGTATTTCATCGAATATTGTTAAAACATACAAAACGGATAATTAATAAAGCAACCAATTGGGTGTGTGTTTTTTCTGTATTTGACTTAAAAAGTTATTTATTAATGGGTTTTATGATTTCTGCTGGATTTCTTTCAACTCGTTATTTATCAATTCCTGCAGAAGCATTGTCTGTATTTTTCATATCACTTTCCTTATCTCTATTTACTTCGGCTCTTTACTTTTTATATTATGGTTTTCGATATAGTTATGCTAAAAATAAATTTTTAATATTTAATAAGCTTACAGATGAGAATTAAATACACATTGTTACTTTGCTTAACTACTTTCTTTTTATTTGCTCAAAATGATGAATTCCTTACACATTATGAAAAATCAGCGTTTAAAGAAACTTCCCGATACGATGAAACAATTGCATTTTGCAAACAGCTCGACAAAGCTTCGGAATTGGTTCATTACACCACTTTTGGTAAAAGTTTGCAGGGACGAGATTTGCCCTTGATTATTGTTGACAAGGACGGAATGCAACAAGCCAGAGAAGTGCAGCAAACTGAAAAAGCAATTGTACTTATTCAAGCTGGAATTCATGCAGGAGAAATCAATGGTAAAGATGCGGGCATGATGTTAATCAGAGATATTGTTATTCATAAAAAACACAGCGAATTACTAAATAAGGTGACCATTGTATTTATTCCCATATTAAATGTTGATGGTCACGAAAACTTCAGTTCTTATGGTCGAATCAATCAAAATGGACCAAAAGAAATGGGATTCAGGACAAATGCCATCAATTTGAATCTGAATAGAGATTACTTGAAAGCCGATGCCTTGGAAACTCAAGCCTGGCATAAACTCTTCCTTGAATGGCTTCCTGATTTTTTTATTGACATTCATAGCACCGATGGAGCAGATTATCAATACGTACTTACTTATGGCATGGAAATCTATGGAAATATGTCAGAAAAACTTACGAACTGGCAAACAGATGTATTCATCAAATATGTTGAGAAAAAGATGGAAAAGGCTAATTATCCGATATTCCCTTATGTGGCATTCCGAAACTGGCATGATCCACGAAGTGGACTGAAGAGTTATCCGGGTAATCCGATGCTATCACAGGCATATAGCGCTATTCAAAACCGACCTGGATTATTGATTGAAAGTCATATGCTTAAAGACTATAAAACACGGGTTTCAAGTACTTATGAAATGCTGGTACACAGTCTGACTATTTTAAATAAGGAATATTACCATCTTCAAAACCTGATTGATGAATCTGAGCGTTTTGTGTCGAGCGAAAGCTTTAGAGCAAAAAAATATACGCTAACATACAAAGCAAGTTCGGATAGTAGTATGGTGAAATTCAGGGGAGTAGAATATGAAACGACCACCAGTGATTTAACAGGTGGCAATTGGTTTAAATATTCAACTAAACCAGCAACTTTTGAAATTCCTTTCTTCGACAAGCATGTTCCTGAAAAGCAAGTTTTTCTACCAGAAGCTTATATTATTCCTCCTGAATGGACAGAAGTAATCAGCCGCCTAAAAAATCATGGAATTGAAACCTATACTATAGCCGAAGCTGTTAGTTTGCGTGTAAATAGTTATCATTTTGCCAATCCTGCTTGGCGATCGAATTCTTTTGAGGGAAGACAAATATTAGAGAAATTTGATTTATCTGAAGTAGAAAATGAGCGTGAATATCCACAAGGATCTGTTATTGTTGGCTTAAACCAACCTACAGCTAAAGTTATTGCTTGCATTTTGGAACCGGAAGCTATTGGTTCATTTGCATATTGGGGTTTTTTCAATTCGATTTTCGAGCAGAAAGAATATGGCGAGAGCTATGTTATGGAAAAAATCGCCAGAAACATGTTAGAGTCGGATCCTGAATTAAAAGCAGAATTCGAAGAAAAACTAAAAAATGATCCTGACTTTGCCAATAATCAATGGACTATGTTGAATTGGTTTTACAGCAAAACAGCTTATTGGGATAGCAGAATAAACTCATATCCTGTAGGTAGGATTATGATTAAATCTGAATTGAATAAAATACGTTATGCAGATTAATTATTGTTGTAAAGCACGGTTACTTCTCCTTGTTTACATATACTAATGCAATAACAATTCGGTGACTCTTTTAGTTAAAATGAGCAATATACTTTTGGCAATTGATACTGTAAAAGCGAAGCGATTCCGACTGAGCATATAAATTTTGTATTTTACTTTGAACAAAATTTATATTTTTCATAGGAGAAACATTTTAGTTATTGGAATATATATAAATCTGCTAAAAACCCTATATTTGTTAGACATATCAATAAATTATCGCTTATAAAAATTGAAATATGAAAATCTTTCTATACACTTTATCGATTATATCTGGTCTTTTTCTTTCTTCAAATATTCTGTCTGCACAAAACTATTGCGAACCGGTTAGCAATTGCATGATAGCACCTATAGTCGATTTTTCAACTACTGGAGCAAATGTAAATATCTCGAATTATAGTTCGGGTTGTGTCGGTACTTCTGGATATCATTTTTACTATAATAAGCCCTTAAAATCTTCAGTAAGTGATACCATTATTATTAATATAGTACCCGGTGTTCCAACCCATAGTATTGGATATGCTATATGGATAGATTGGAATTATGATGGTGATTTTGACGATACTGGAGAAGAAGTGTGGAATTCTGGCACCTATGTTCAGGGAACTGTTTCAGATACTATCTTTTTACCATCAAATGTTAGTGTAGGTTTAAAACGTATGAGATTACGAAGTAATTATTTTGCTGTACCGATTAGTCCATGTGGCAATACTTCTTGGGGAGAGACGGAAGATTATCCTTTACTTATTACTTTGGGCTCAGGAACAGATATGAGTATGGAAAAGCTTTTGAGTCCGAATGTTTTTACCATAGGAAATAATACAATTAAAGTACAAGTGAGAAATAATGGAGCTACTACCATTAATTCTTTCGATTTAGGTTTTCAGTTGAATAATGGAACGCCAGTTATTGCTAATAACATCAGTCAAACTATAAACTCAGGATCTGCCTTCTCGTATCAATTTGCAAATCCGATGGTTGCGGGTTCAGGTAGTCATCAATTAAAAGTCTGGGTTACGGATGCAAATAATATTGTGCCTGACAGTATTCCCTCCAACGATACAATGCTTGTGAGTTTTTGTACAGGTATGAGTGGTACATATTCAATAGGATCAACAGGTGATTATGCTAGCTTTAATAGTGCCATCTCAGCTATGAGTAATTGTGGAGTTTCTGGAGTAACTGTATTCACTATTTTACCCGGCACATATGCCGAACAGCTTGTGATACCTGAAATCAATGGGATTTCAGCAAGTGCAACTGTTACATTTAATGGTTTGGACAATACAAAAGTTCATCTCACAAAATCAATCTCTGGAAGCACAGATGGATTAATTGTACTTGATGAAGCAGACTATTTTACTTTTAAAAATATCAAGATTACAAATAGTTCTCTTTTTGGAAATGCAGTTCTACTAAAAGGTAGTGCAGATTATAACACCTTTGATAGTTGTGTGATTTCATCTACTTATTATGGAATTTCTTCAAGTGAATCTAATTATACAACAGTTTCAAATAGCAAATTTACAGGAGGAAAAACAGCCATTTATTTTAATGGTCCGGCAAGCCGTTGTAATTTCAATAAAGCCATCAATAACTCCATCAGCGGACAGTCTGATTATGGTATCAATTTCTCTAATCAAAGATTTGCTCAAGCTTTATCCAATAAAATTACAAGTCAAGCCAATAATGCTTATGCTGGTATATATGCTAATTATAGCAGTGGAACTCAAATTGAAGCAAATATTATTGAACCCTTTGAGGTAGGAATTAAGGTATTTCGTGAAAATTATATTACGCAAGATAGTGCCTTGTTCGTGAATAATATCATTGGAAATTTTGGATCAACAAACAAGCAAACGGGTATGGATATGAATTATGCTTGGAATCTTAGGATATTGCATAACACCATCGCTTTGAATTCAACAGGATATACAGATACCAGCCATGTTGGTTTATTTTTATATTATGCCCTGGGATCAAAAATTAAAAATAACATATTTTATAACACAGGCAAAAATATATTACTTACCATTAAGGGTACAGGTTATTCAGGTTATGTTCCATATGAAATTGATAATAATTTATATTACTCGACTTATAATGGTGCAAAGTTTTATAATAACGGTGTTTATTACTCTGATCTAGCCAGCTTTAAAAAATCAACTAATTTTTTATTATCACCCCATAACGAAAATTCCTTCTTTCAAGATAATCCAAATTTTGTTTCGAACACTGATTTTCATTTATCATCTCAATATGCTCCATACAATGGCACTAATCTAGGTGTATTATACGATGTTGATGGCGATAGCAGGTGTATTTATGCGCATACAATTGGAGCTGATGAAAGTAGTTTTAATGTAAACAAACCTGTAGCAGGATTTTCTGTTGATGATACTGTTTGTTTAAATTCTCCAATCACATTTATTAACGATGCATCTTCAAATTCTGCATTGGGACACGAATGGTATTTGAATGGTTATTATCAAACAAATTCAACAAACTTTACCTATACTTTTCCAAATTATGCAGCACACGATACCGTTTTACTTATAACAAAAAGTTGTGGTGGTATCGATTCGTTTTCAAAGCTGGTTTATATCGATAGTCCCAACGTAAAACCTATATCTGGTTTTCTTGCAAATAAAAACATTGTCAATCCTTTTGATGAGGTGCAATTGTATAGTTTGTCTGCCAATTGCCCCTCTAATTGGGAATGGCGAATTACACCAGAATATGTCTATGATCCGCAATTAGGACAGCAGCAAGCCTATTATTATATGAATTTTACAAATAAAAACTCTCAAAATCCCAAACTAAAATTCGAATATCCTGGAAAATACAATGTTTGTTTGGTTTCATCAAATGCTATTGGTAGCGATACGCTATGTTTTTACGAGTATATTTATGTAATTCCAGTTCAATACATGTGTATTTACGCACTTCCAGAAACTCAAAATTCTATAACTGGCCTTTTATATGATGATGGAGGCCCTTCATCCGATTATGCGAATGGAACAGGTTCTATTTGTGATTTTAAATTAACCCCATGTGCAGATACACTTTATTTTACATTCTCGGAATTTGAAGTAAACCCAGGTGATTATCTCAGGATTTATGATGGAATAAGCAATCTGGGGACACCTCTTTGGGATGTTTCTGTATATGGAGCAAATGGATTAACTGGCTCTATGGCAGCTTCTGGTTTTGATACTACTGTTATTTCATATTCAGGGAATATGTATTTTGAATGGAGTGCTAATAATGTTGGCACAAATAAAGGATTTATTGGAGAGTGGCTAGGCTCATCAACTGTTGAACCTCCTCCGGTTGCTAGTTTCACGTGTCCTGATACCGTTTGTTTGAATGTTCCTGTTTCTTTCCAAAATACTTCGTCAGGTGGAAATTTACGCTATGCATGGAGTTTTGACAACAGTGGATTTACACATGCAATTTCCGAAAATCCAACATACACTTTCACTACTTCAGGTCAACATACTGTAACACTAAATGTATTGAATTGTGGGGGAGATAGCTCCTTTGCTAAAAGTATTTTTGTAATTGGAGGAACTGCTGCTCCAACAGCCGATTTTATAGCCGATAATTTGAATCCATTTAAAACCATTGATGTTGTTAATTTCACTGATTTAAGTCATGCCAATCCATTGAATCCATTGGGTTGTATTGATTATTGGAATTGGTCAATAAGTCCTTCCACCTATACAGCTGTGTCATCTTTCCCTAATGGGCAAAACCCTCGGATTACCTTTAACGATACGGGTTGTTATACCGTAACCTTAATATCAGGTTATGGAAATAGCCGAGATACACTGACAAAACAATGTTATATTGATCCAACAGATTATTGCATTCCTGTAGTTAACAATCTGAATAATGATATCGGTATCTCAAAAGTTGAAATTGCTTCAATTACCAAGTTTAGTTCCAGTGGGATGGTCGGTTATACCGATTATGCTGGATCGATTTCTACTTATATTGATGAATATGTACAGTATACAATTGATATTCATCGCATCTCAGGGAATAATGCCATTACACGTAAAGTTTGGATTGATTGGAACATCGATGGTGATTTTGACGATGCAGGGGAACTGGTCGTTCAACAAGCTAGCTCAAATTCGCTTTATTACACTGATAGTTTCACTGTACCGGTTTTGAGTAAATATGGATCGACCAGAATGCGAGTTGGAGTCTGCATAGCTGGTTATCCGAATACTCCCTGCGGACCAAACTTTTTTGGGGAGTTTGAAGATTATCGATTAATTCTAAGACCTTACTCAATTCCTCCAGAAGTAAAACTTATTGGATCGGACACATTGATGGTTATGCAATGTTTTGGCTTTAATGATCCTGGGGCAACGGCTACCAGCGTTTTGTATGGAAATTTGACTAGTCAAATAGTTACTACTCATAATGTTGATCCAAATAATGCCGGAGTATACACTGTTAACTATACAGTGAGCGATCCTAAAGGAAATACAACAATTAAGAAACGAACAATTCTGGTTATTGCTGAAGCTACTCCTCCTGTTATCACATTAATAGGCAATGCAGTTGATACAGTTAATGTGATGAGTACATACAGCGATCAGGGAGTCACTTCGAGTGATAGTTGTAGCGGTATAGATAGGGTAGAGGTAAGTGGTCAGGTATTTACCAATTTCCTTGGCAAATTCACTTTAAACTATACAGCCTACGATAAAAATCAAAACACAGCATCAACAAGCCGTTTGGTTTATGTGATAGATACAGAGGCACCAGTTGTCCAATTAATAGGAAATGCAGTCGATACAGTTGAAGTATTCAATTCTTATTTCGATTCAGGAGTAGTTTATACAGATAATTATGACCAAAATCCAAAATTAGTTGTTACAGGAAATGTAAATACATCTAAAATTGGCTCGTATACATTGAAATATGAAGTTTCCGATTCAAGTGGAAATTCATCTGTATTGTATAGATATGTTCATGTTTTTGATTTAAGTGCACCACAAATCTCTAGCAATTATGCTTCAGGCGACACCATACATATCAATATATTCACTTCGGTGTATGACAAGTTAAACCTGAGTTATAGTGATAATTATAATAACACTGGCGATTTAACCATTGTTAGTAGTGGTACCTATGCTAGTTCATTTGGAACTGGATCAGCAAATAGTATTGGTTGTTATACTTTATCCCATTCTGCTACCGATGTTTCAAATAATTCATCTTCAGTTTCTTATGTCGTGTGTGTGGAAGATTTAGAAAAACCAATCATTACTTTGTTGGGGAGTTCGGTCATCAACATTAAACAATGGGAAACTGCTGACACCAACGATATGAAAGTAAATGTAACTGATAATTACGATAACAATCCAACGATTTGGGTTAGTGGTAGTTATTATGATGATTATCTGAAGCATGATAAAGATGGATTTTACAATGTGATCTATCATGCAAAAGATCAATCAGGAAATGAGGCAGACACTGTAATCCGATATATTAACGTTCTTCCTAATATTTCTATTGATGAAAACCCGATAGATGAGCAGATTAATTTATATCCTAATCCGGCAAAGAGTATTGTTTATGTGTCAATCAACCTGAAAGAATCGGGCAATGGAATTATTTGCATCATGAATCAATTAGGACAATGTGTTTATACAGATAATGAGGTCGATCTTTCTAAACAGATTCACCCTATTTCTATTGCACATTTGGCATCTGGCATGTACCATGTTCGAATATCTACAAATGAGCAGTTGATTATTAAAAAGCTGATTCTAAGCAAGTAAGCTTAAAGTATAATGAAATAGAAGCCGTTTGTTCCAAAACAAGCGGCTTTTTTTTGGTCTCAAAACATGAAGACAGTATACGGAAGGATTTTTAATTATCCCGAGTTCAGCTTATTAGTGTATGAGGACAGGAATTATGTAAATCTTCTTTTGTGAGATTACTTTCAAAAAATAATTACCCTTAGGTGCATGGTAAATTAGGGGGATCGTATTTTGCCCTTCAATTGTAGTAAATGATTTTTCCTTTCCAATTTCTTTTCCAGAGTTATCTATTAGAACAACAGTAATTGATTCAGCTTGCTTAGTGTGATAACGCAAATAGAACTGTCCCTGATTAGGATTTGGAAAAGCTATAAAGTCGTTATCATTCCATACAAACAATTCATTAACAGAAACATAAGCGGTATCGGTTATACAATAAAATCGGTAGGTATATATCAAATTTGAATCAATAGAGTTTCTGAATTCTAATAGTGCGTTTCCCTGGTTATTCTGATCTGTTGCTGTTACAAAATGAAATATAAACTCCTGTTTTGATAAAGCCGCAATAGTTACTTTATTCACACTTAAATAGTGAGGCAGGCATAAATCGGTTGAAATATTTGAAGTCCAGTTTGCTGGGATATTGTTCTCAAGTCGAGTAATGGTTATTTCAATCGGACTTTCTGAATAATTAATCAGGTCGCCTTTAATTTCTTTTTCCGATCCGGGTTTTCCAAAAACTACCGTATCGCTATACAATTCAAGTTCAAAAACTTGCGAAAAAGACATTAGAGATAGAAATAAGCAAATTGTTGTAAGGGGAAATAACTTAATCATCTAATTTACTATTAGTTTGCCTTCTGAAATTGCATTACTATAACTGGATAACTGATAATAATAAATACCTCTATCAAGACCTTCCACATTCAATGAATAATTTGTCTGCATGTTTAATTGTGTTTGCTTAACCATTTCGCCAATACTGTTGAATAGTTGCAATTCACCCATGAAAGCAGTTTTGAAGTTGAAATTAACTGTAGAATTGGCTGGGTTAGGATAAACAGACAAAGAGTTATTTAGTATTTGTTCAGATATTGCTGATATGCCTAATAAACTGTCAATGTCTGCTGACATATCGAAGGGGAGTTTATTAAACCATCCATGTTTGGCAAAAATAACGCCATTTGGTTCAATCAGATAGGCATTGTTTGGAGCTGGACCAAAAGTGTTCCACCATCTATTACAAGGGCCATCTATTAATACTTCATAACTAATCGACATATTGTTTAACATATCCTGAACAATGGATACACGATCGCCATAGGTCACAGGCTGACGATATAATATACCTTCATTGATGTTGCTTGATGTTGTCCATACATTTCCAGAATAGGGACTGGTATCAATATCTGGATGAGGTTCAAGCACATAAATAATGAATATCGACAATTGATTTCCGTATTTCTGCGCAATAGCATCAATATCAGGAACTTTTCCTCTGAAAACCGGACATGTATAGCTTCCTGCAACCAATAAAATAGGTTTCCCTTTTTGTAATTCAACTGCTATATCTGTTTCCTGATTATTTACATTATAAAGCTTAAAATGGTTAATGGTATCGCCTGCTTGCAAACCGGTAGTTTTGAATGACCCATCAGGATCGAGGTATAAGGGGATTTCACAAATTGAGTCGGCAGGCATAGGAAGACTGCTTAAACCGATACTTGGTTTCAGACTTTGAGCAAAAAATACAGTTTGATAAACCAGTAAAGCTGCAATTGTCAGAATAATTCGAAATGCAATTCTCATGTCATAAATTTAAATATCTATATACAAATATACTTGATTTTTTTTCGTTTGAAATTACCTATTGACAAATGAAAAAAAATCATGTAAAAGCGAAGCGATTCCGACTGAGCATATAAATTTTGTATTTTACTTTGAACAAAATTTATATTTTTTCAGGAGAAATATATTAAAAAATAAGTGATCGGGTACTTCAAACAAACACCATTTATTTCACCTGAAACATCTTTTAGTGCCAATAAAAAATAAATTGTAACCTTTTCAATTCTTTGATCGTCCTACTGATGAAACAACAAAAAAATAAACTAATGAAAAAATTAACATTACTTTTAATCCTCCTTATCGGATTCAGTTTCAGCAATCAAAGTTTTGCTGACGGTAGCTTGAAAAAGACAAATAAAAAGCAAATGATTAACTCATTCAAAGTTATTGTTGAAGATATGTCTGTTCATTTTTCTTTTAATCTATTCAAGAAATCAAATTACAAAGTCGTTTTGTTCAAGGAAAACGGTGAGTATATGAAAACCATTGATGAAGGCAAGCATAAAGCTGATTTTTATTCGTATCAAATCGACAAAAGCAATCTGCCTGTTGGTGAATATATTTTTTTGATAGAATCTGATGAAACAGTAGTTACCGAGTTCTTTGAAATCAAAAACCAAGTAGCACAACTGACTTATGAGTTTAATGAGGATAATCAGATTTTAAAACTAAATTCAAATTGGATTGAAAGCGACTTTATAGTTCACATCTACAAAGAAGACGGGAGCTTTTATCAAAAGGCAAACACAACTAATATAAATACATCGGAATGGGAGAGAGGAGATTATTTTATACTCATTGAAAGTGGAGATAAACTCTATTCCGAATACATACAGCTTTAATAATATGGCTCAAAATTTAAGGTTGTTTCAATAGCTGGAAGGTCCAGCTGAGGTGAAGGCAGGTAATGAAAATTGCCTGCCTTATTTTTTTATTCTAAATCAAAAAACTTTGATTCGATTTATTACTTTCTGAAAAAGAGCAGGAATATTATTGGTAAAATCAATCCCACTGTAGCTAATATTGCTCCACGCCATTTGAGTCCATTTTTGCCTTTAAGAATAAACAATCCCGAAATAGCCAGAAAAATCAAGGCTACTGCAAAAACATCAGAAAACAATGTCCACCATAATTTAGGATCGTAATGAAGGAAATTCATCTGATTGAAAAAGGGCCGTTTGGTTGTACGTTCAATAGTTAAAAAGCCATCGTCCAAATTCACAATAACAACTCCTCCCTTGATAAAAATCTTCATTAAATCAACTCGTGGGAAATAGTGATTTTTATAACTTAAATTTCCATCAAATTGAGTTAATAATTCTAAAATATACTCTTTCGAAACATCCGATTTTTCAATTGGTTCAATAACATGATCTTCCAGTTTGATAATATAATTCGGATTCCAATCTTCTAAATGATTAATGGCTATTCCTGAAA
This DNA window, taken from Bacteroidota bacterium, encodes the following:
- a CDS encoding T9SS type A sorting domain-containing protein encodes the protein MRIAFRIILTIAALLVYQTVFFAQSLKPSIGLSSLPMPADSICEIPLYLDPDGSFKTTGLQAGDTINHFKLYNVNNQETDIAVELQKGKPILLVAGSYTCPVFRGKVPDIDAIAQKYGNQLSIFIIYVLEPHPDIDTSPYSGNVWTTSSNINEGILYRQPVTYGDRVSIVQDMLNNMSISYEVLIDGPCNRWWNTFGPAPNNAYLIEPNGVIFAKHGWFNKLPFDMSADIDSLLGISAISEQILNNSLSVYPNPANSTVNFNFKTAFMGELQLFNSIGEMVKQTQLNMQTNYSLNVEGLDRGIYYYQLSSYSNAISEGKLIVN